The segment TCGAATGCCGCCACGGCTTCTCCACGTTGGTGATCGTCCGCCAACGTTTTCGCCAATGTCAGCTGCATCCAGCCTCTCTCCGGTTCGCGGGGGTGCGCACTGAGCCACCGCCGCATGAGCCGGATGGCGCTGCGGCGGTCTTCCTGCTCCAGCATGGCCGTGATCAAGTGCCGCAACACCAGCATCGATCGGGGACTCTGCGGATGCTGGAGACGGAAGCTCTCAAATACGTTCCGCGCAGCCGAGGAATCATGGTGGTCCAAATAACTCTCGCCCAGCCCGATGAGCGCGGCTTCGTGGAACTTGCCCGCCTTCCGATCCCGCACCAAGATTTGATAGAGGCGCGCCGCTTCGACGGAAAACCCCAGACGTTGATGCGCCTCGGCTACCTCCAATAACAGATGCGTACCGGCGTAGTGTTGCTCCGGAACCTGTCCGTGGCTATGAAAGAGCGTCACCACCTGCATATCGTTCTTGGCCTTGAGCGCAGCCTCAACCCGCGGTTTCAGCATCGCGGCAAGACGAACTCTGGCCACCTGAGGCCACGGATCATGTGCTGCGACACCGGCCCGCTGCGTCACCGCGAGATAGGCCTGTAGGGCGCGTGCGGTCGCACCTTGTAATTCGTAATAGGCGGCCACCTGAAAGAGCGCCTCGCTGCCGAGGAAGTCACGTGGATGGTCCTTGGCGATTTTTTTATAAAGGGCCTCTCCACGGGACGACTCCAGATAGGAGACGCGCGAGCCCCGCATCATGTCTCCCACCATTTTCTTCAAGGTAAAACTGCCTGCCGACGCCGCCGACGCCTCCTGATCCATCCGTGCCAGATGCATACTGGCGATCCCCGCTTCCTGCGAGCCTGAATACTGGGTCAGAGCGGCGATGTAGAACATCTCCGCCTGTTTGTACAAACCCAGCCGCTGGTGGTTCTTCCCAAGGCGAACGAGTGCCGCGCCTGCATAGGGGGAGGACGGATAGAGGTTATACAGGAGCGTATCGATGGCACGGGCCCGCTGCATCTGGTCCGTATCCGCCAGGAGTTCGCCATACTGCTGCAAGATCTGAGGGTCGTGCCGAAGGAGGTCCGGCCAGCGCTGATAGAGCAGGTCATACAGTGGTTGCGCCTCGCGCTTGCGCTGGAGCGTGCACAGGGCGTTGGCCTGGCCCAATGTCGCCCGCATCATGAGCTGGTCGTCGGTCGCGCGTTTCCTGACCGTTTCAAACGCCTGTTCCGCTTCCGCCACACGGCCACGAAAATCGAGGATGACGCCAAAGCTGAGCAGGGATCGGTCGGCATCGGCGCGAGCGATCACACGTGATGTGGCATATTCATAGGCGACGATGGCTTCCTGGAACCATCCCATTTCGACATAGAGGTCACCAATCCGCCAGAGCGCGCGGGACGCATTCGGGTCATTCGGGTGCAGACGAATGAGGGCACGATATTGCGCAATGGCTTCCGCCTGGCCACGGCCGGCCGGATTCTCGAGCAGCGGCAGTTCGGCCAAGAAGGCCTTCGCCGATGCCAACAATGCGCGGTCCTGCTCCTGTTTTACGATCGCGCTAAAACCTGCGTGAGCCAGGGCATGTTGCCCATGCTTGAATGCCTCAACCGCATCCTGGAACGGCAAGGTGACTGATCCCTCCGCAAGATGCCCGTAGCGGGGTCCCTCATCAGCCAACATCAGCCGTGTTGAGGAAACGGGCAAACTGGCACGAACCGGTCCGACCTGGATGGGCGATGTCGCGGGGGGTACCGGTCGCAGGTCAGCCGCAATGGCGACGTCCAGCGGGAGACCCTGCGCCAGCAGACAGGCGAGTAACCAATGGCAAGAGGTAGTGACTTTCATAGACAGGTGAGGGATTGAGCAATTCCCGTGCCCTTCGCAAGATGAGGGCAAATACTCATTCTGCGAGGGAAACCGTGACCTTGTCCGCGGCGCCTTCGTGACGTTCGTCAAATCTTCAACGCGTCGCCCATGGGACTGGTCAAACGATTGACAGGAAGAACGGGAGGAGGAAGGAATGAGAAATTCGGCGGGAGCGATTCAGACGTACAGGGAACGCACGAAACATCTGCCGGCATTCTTCAGGGCGCCAGGCGCTGCCCTTCCAGGCTCACACAATGGGCCGCCAGGCCAGAGGGGGCGCACCGGAAAGAAGATTTCATCAAGCAATCAGGAGCCCTCGCTAGAAGGACAGGCAGCCCTGGTCCTTGGTGGCCAACCCTTTTCGCTTCATTTTCTCCACCAGCGTAGTCCGGTTCACCTGAAGCAACTGGGCGGCTTTGCTCGTAATCCCGTTGGCTCGTCGAAGTGCACCGACGATGAGGCGGTTCTCAAGCTGTTCGAGTTCCCGTGACAGACTGACCCCCTGATCCGTAAATCCGATGAAATGCGTTTCCAGCTGTTCTGCCGGCGCCGCTGCCGCTGGCCGAGGAAACACACGCTCGGGAAGATCGGAGACTTCGATCGCTCCTGATTGTTTCAACACCACGAGACGCTCGATCATGTTTTCGAGTTCCCGAATATTGCCGGGCCATTGATGTTCCATCAAACAGGTCATCGCATCCGGGGAGCAGCCGGTAATGGCGGTCTGCTTCGTGTGATTTAACCGTTCCATGAAATAGTTCACCAATTGCGGAATATCACTCCTCCGCTCCTTCAGCGAGGGCGTGGTAATGGGAATCACGTTCAGGCGATAGTACAGGTCCTGCCGGAACCGCTTCTGCTGGACAGCTTGCTCCAAGTCTTGATTGGTGGCGGCTACGACGCGGACGTCCACCTCGATCGTTTTCGTCCCCCCCACCCGTTCGAACGAACGCTCTTGCAGCACGCGAAGCAGCTTCACTTGCAGCCCGAGGCTCAACTCGCCGATTTCGTCGAGGAAGAGCGTCCCCCCATGCGCCAATTCAAAGCGCCCGATTCGCGTCTGGGCGGCGCCGGTAAACGCGCCCTTCTCGTGGCCGAACAATTCGGACTCCAGCAGGTTCTCCGGAATGGCCCCGCAGTTGACGGGCACGAACGGACGGTCTTTGCGTACGCTGTTGAAATGCAGCATCCGCGCGACCAGCTCCTTGCCGGTTCCGCTCTCTCCCTGAATCAACACGGTGCTGTCGTGATCCGCAACCTTCGAGACAAAATCCAGGACGCGCTGCACCGGTTCACTCGTGCCGACCAACTGCTCCGCCCGATAGGGTGTCCGCGCAGATTTCCGCGGCCCGCGAGAATCCTGGCGGCGGCGATGCGTCTCCATGGCTTTATTGATGACAAGGGCCACCGCCTCGTTATCGAACGGTTTCGTGAGGAAGTCGAACGCGCCGAGCTTCATGGCCTTGACGGCGCCGTCGATCGAGCCGTAGCCGGTCATCACAATGCCCAGCACCTTGGAATCGATCTGAAAGATGCGCTCCAGGACGGCCAGGCCATCGATGTCGGGCAACTTCAAATCTGTCAGCAGCACATGCACGGGAATCTCTTGGGCCACTCGAATGGCATCTTGGCCATTCCCGACGATCGTGGCCTGATGGCCTTCTTGCGTCAACAATCTCCGGAGCAGGCTCTGCACCCCTTCATCGTCCTCTACCACAAGAATAGACAAGAGACTCATAGATGTGCTCCTCATGAAAAATGCTGATAGGTGACGACAACGGCCAATGCCTGCATGGGGCCTGCGTAGCGATTGATCGCCCCGCCATTGAGGGACGCGGATGAACAGTTTTTATCGCATTGAATGGTCTGGCAATATATGAAGCGCATCGATACTAATCGTAGACGAGATTCCTATAACGGAAAGTGCCTAATGGCCCATGCGCAAATTGCATTATGCACATATAGGCCTGGAGCCATTTAGCGCCAAGCATGGAGCCGAACAGCTCTATGCCCTATAACGTATCTTTACTAGCTCCGCTACCCAGTCTATTTCTATCCATACGCAGCGGCACTATAAACGGTTAACTATCTGAATTGATTACCTAGATAGCTGCATCGGCCGGCCTATTTCCGCACCGGTGGAACTATGCCGTCAAGGCCCCATGACCCCGCGAGGCAAGACTTACAGAGGGGAAAAGTAGAAGAGGAAGCAATCGACTGGAAGCAGCTAAGGCAGACGAATCGAGAGAGATGAGGCCCGTGGCATGAAGCCCCTCACCTGAGAGGCCTCGACAGAACAAGCTCAGCGCAGGACCGAGATCTCAGTAACCCTTCTCTGTCTTCAGCGACGATTGGAGGCTGACCCGCTTCTCGGAGGGAGACTCCCGGATGAAATAGGCAGCCGCTTGAGCGCGACGAGTCACTTTCAGTTTCTGGAAAATAAACCGGATATAGTTCTTCACGGTCTTATCGCTCAACTCAAGCGATGAGCCAATCTCCTTGTTCGTTTTCCCCTCGGCCACGAGCGCAAGGACCCGTTGCTGCTGAGAAGAAAGGGACGCGCGCTGAGGCTCCGAGGCTTCCTCTTTTTGCGACCGCATGCGGGCCAGGAGAGGCTGGGTAATGGCCGGATCCAGGATGGATTGGCCCAGGGCCACGGAATGAATGGCCCGCAGCAAGGCATCGGCATTGACTTGTTTCAACAGATAGCCATGCGCTCCCCCGATGACCGCAGCCAACACAGCCTCCTCGTCCTGGTAGGATGTGAGAAAGAGCACCCGCGTGTCGGGACAGGACTCGCGGATGGCGCGGCAGGCGTCCACCCCGCTCCCACCGCCCAAGCGGACGTCCATGAGCACCACGTCCGGCTTTAGGGCGCAGGCTTGCTGTATGGCCTCGTCGACCGTGGATGCTTCGCCGACGACATGGATACTCTCCTGCCGGCTCAGCACGGTCTGCAACCCCACCCGAACGACTTCGTGGTCGTCCACCAGCAATACTCTGACTGGCTCAGCTTTCGATCCGATCACAGGACGCCTCCTCTTCGAAATAAATACTCGCGCGACGCGCTGTTCAGAGCCACGCAGGAACCTAGGCTTCCTTCTATCTTCCTGCTCCACTGCTCCGGCGATGAGATCAAGACCATCACCACGACTCAACTTGCCCGTTATCGTAGTGGTTTCTGCCAGTTATCGCAATGCTGCCATGCAAATTTATTCCACAGGAGCAGCGTAAAGACAAGTAATCATAGATATATTTCCACATGCTCGGCCTGCCAATCGGCTACGTATCACTATCTATATTTCTGCGCCAGCGCGCACCAAAATCCTCGGCCAGCCGATATTGCCCTATTGCCGCACCAACAGACTAAGGGCATAGCGCTCTACCAGCACAAACCATCAGGCCCTCACGCAGATGCCCGTGCGACCAAGAAGTTCCCCACGATTTGCGCATACCATGCGATTAAGGTTCCACCCCAATCTACCGACAAGAGACTGTCCCCCAACACAGTGGACGCAAACCGCGCTTGAGGACTGCCTACCGCATGAATACTGAGACAGATCTATCCAAGAATATCGACATGCCTGAGCCGGTCGAGCGGGCCTTACTCCAACGGATAGACAAGGATCGAATCGAACTTCCGGTGCTGCCACAAGTCGCCGGTCGGGTCATGGCTCTGTCCAGTGATCCATCAGCGGATGCGGCCCGCTTGTCCGCCCTCATTCACCAAGACCAGGCACTGGCGGCCCATATCCTGCGAATCGCCAACTCACCGGCCTATATGCCGCGAACTCCGATTATGTCGCTCCAGCATGCCGTGGCCATGCTCGGCGTGAGTCAGCTATCGGAAATCGCCGTCACCATTTCTCTAAAGAGTGGGACCGTCCACGTTCCCGGGCACGACGCGGAAATACAGCAACTGTGGCGCCACGCACTAGCGAGCGGAGCCTACGCCAAAGAAATCGCCCGCCTGCGCCGGTATAACGTGGAAAGCGCCTACCTCTGCGGGCTCCTGCATGCCGTCGGAAAACCAGTCGTGCTTAAGACCGTCACCGCCATTGCCGCGGAGCTGCGCATCACGCTTAGACCTGATGCGATCCGCGCCTTCATTGATAGCTATCATTCCCGGATCGGCATCTTGATCGCCACGGAATGGGCCTTACCCTCGCAGGTCGCTGAGGCCATCGCCTACTACTGGGTCTATGAGCAGGCCCCGTCGCATCGACACGAAGCGATGATGACCTGCCTGGCAGACCGGCTGGCAACCTATGTACTCGTTCCCGAATCCTTCAATGACAGCACCCTGCGCGACCACAGCGTCTTTGCCGATCTCAATCTCTATCCCGACGACGTCGACACGCTGCTCGGTCTCAAGGACAAGGTCCTCTGCCTCGTGGATACGATGACACTATGAGTCCCGCAACTCACTACGACATTGTGGTGATCGGAAGCGGTCCGGCTGGCCAAAAAGCCGCCATCCAAGGCGCCAAAGCGGGTAAACGGGTGGCTGTAATCGAACGCGAACCAGGCATCGGCGGCGGGTGCGTGTACCGCGGCACGATTCCGAGCAAAACACTCCGCGAGAGCGCGCTGCAATTGGAGCGCACAAAACAATCCTCGACCACCTTGGACGTTTGCGTGCCGCCGAACATCCCGGTCGCCGCGCTGATGCGCCGTGTGGATGACGTGGTCAAGGCGCATGGCCTCTACATGGAAAATCAACTCCGGCGCAATGGCATTTCATTTTTCCATGGCCGCGCCAAGTTTTGCTCTGCCACCCTGATCGAGATGCTCTCCATCGACGGAGTCAAGCAACTCATCACCGCCGACACGATCGTCATTGCCACAGGATCCCGGCCTCGTGCGCCGGTCGGAATTCCAATCGACCACGAAAATATTCTGGACAGTGACTCCATCCTCTCCATGATCTACTTGCCACGCTCCCTCACCGTGCTCGGCGGGGGCGTGGTGGCATCGGAATATGCCTCGATCTTTGCCGCACTGGGCGTGCACGTCACGCTCGTCGATCGGGCTGATCGCCCCCTCCAATTTCTGGACGAGGAACTCGTGCGCATGTTCGTGCAGAGCTTTGAGCAGGGAGGCGGTCGCTATTGCGCGGGACAGGCCGTCAAGGACGTCCGCTGGGATGGGATCTCTCAGGTCGTGACGACGCTCCTGGACGGGCAAATGATCAGAAGCGATAAGATGCTCGTGGCCGTCGGTCGGCAGCCCAACTTAGAGGATCTCAATCTTAGCGCCACCGGATTGACGCTCACTGAAAAGGGAACCTTGGCCGTCAACGAACATTGCCAAACAGCCATTCCCCACATTTACGGGGTCGGCGACCTGCTTGGCCCCCCCGGCCTGGCCTCCTCTGCCATGGAGCAGGGCCGGCGAGCCGTGTGCCACGCCTTAGGTCTCCCGGAAGGACGTTCGTCCGACATTCCAATCGGAATTTACACCATCCCCGAGATGGCCAGTATCGGACTAGACGAAGCGGCAGGTCGAGCACGCTATCGAGAGGTCATGGTCGGCCGGGCACGCTTCGACGAAATTGCTCGCGGTCAGATCTCAGGCATTTGTAACGGCTTGCTGAAGCTAGTGGCCGATCCGACAGGAGAATACCTCCTGGGAGTCCAGATCGTCGGGGAAGGGGCAACGGAACTGATTCATGTGGGCCAAATCGCGCTGCAGCATGCAGGCACGATCGATTCATTCGTCGAAAATATCTTCAACTTTCCTACGCTGGCGGAGGGCTATCGCATCGCGGCTCTTGATATACTAGGCCAACGTCAAAAACGTCTCGCCTCGACCGCCGCATAACCATTGGGGCCCTGACCTGGGTGCGCGCCTCGCCCCTTCATCACACTCAACGGCTATTCCGTCTCGAAACAGAAAACCTTCCGAAGATTTATCCTTTTGCCACGAAACCGGAAGGCGCGCCTGCCTCCCCGACTGCAGGCGTCACAATGGGCGCACCCGCCCCTCCGACCTCGCCAACAAACCAACGGTCATAAACCGCTCGTCGATCGCATCAAGAATATGCCGTCTGAGCTCGTCGCGGAACGGTGCAAGACTCTCGTCTTCAACATAACGATCGACGGTTCCGGGCAACCGCCGCCTCCAAGCCTGTGCCGTCTGTCGCGCACCATCCGCAGCAGATCCTCCGTGAACCAGGATGGCGCGAACTTCGTCTTCGAAGAACCCCACATGCACTTCTTCATCTTCCAAAATCGAGACCAGATCCGGGCGCAACCCGATCAACAACTTGGCAAACTCCAATCCCAACGTTTCGTATCCGTAGAGATGCACGGCCAAGGCCCACCATTGGGTGGGCACACGAGGCAGCGCCGTCTTGCCGTGCGAACGTGTTCCCAGCAGCTGCTCAAACTGCTTGAGATGCTGCGCCTCTTCCTCCTCATGGCGACGCAAAAACTGCAACACCCCGGGAGGCACATCCTGCGTTTGCGCAGAGCGCACTGCCCACAAGGCCATCGCTTCCGCCTTGAGGAATCGCTCGAGGAGGGCTCGTTCGCAAGTGGAGGGAAGAGGATGGATCATGGCCCTAGTCTACCGGAGCGATGGAGTGGAACCAACCATCGCACAAGCTCATTCTCCGGCTTGAGCACGATGCGACATGGAAGGGAATGATGCGCACGAAGCGCGCGATGGTGGCGGTGTCCCGGATTGAACGGGAGACCCGCGGCTTATGAGTCCGCTGCTCTACCAACTGAGCTACACCGCCAGAACGGATGGTACGTAACCGGGCATAGAATACAGGAATGATCTGGAAAGTGTCTACAGGGCTGTAGCAGTCATTTTGCCAGGTTCCGTTAGCCGCAGCATCCGCCTGAAAAGACCTGCCGCTGCTGAGAAGCGGCCCAGCAACGCTCACAGAGTTCGACCGTTGAATGGGTCATTCCATCGACGCAGGCGATTCGTTGCATGACTACCGACCCACAGTCGGCACAGGCGCCGACGGCTGACCTCTCCGTCCTACGATCTTGAGTCAGCATGAGACACCATCTTTGTATTCGGACGAATCTGGCGATTGCAGACGGCTGACATAAACTCCTGCCCACCCTTGGGACTTACCAAGGTCCGCCACAACCGGACAGGGAGCAGATCTACTTTGGGCCGGCCCAGCTTCCATTGCACTTCGCGTAACTGCCCGTTTAAGAAATCCACCGTTCGTTCCAAATCAACCAGCCGTTCCGCCTCACAGGGTCTTCCTCCTGTATACATCATATCCTCCCTCCTCTCATGAATTAGACCGCACAATGCCGAATCACGCCGATGAGAATGCCTTCGATATGAAAAGTATCGGAAGGGGTCACGATAATCGGCTGCATCGCCTGATTCGCCGGATGCAGCTCAATGTGTGAATCCTTCTTGAAGTAGGTCTTGATCGTGGCCTCCTGATTCACCAGCGCCACGACGATTTGCCCGTTCTGCGCCGTCGCCTGCTTTCTCACCACCACGAGATCGCCCGGGAGGATGCCATCATCCTTCATGGACTCCCCTTTGACGCGGAGCGCGAAGGTATCGCCCCCCCGTAACATGCTCGGAGGCACATCGATGAGTTCGGACTGGGGGACCGGTTCGATCGGTGAACCGGCTGCCACCATTCCTGCCATGGGAATTTCCGATGCTCCACCCAACTGGTCCAGCGTGATTTGCACCATCCCGGGAATACGGCGCATCCCGGTCTCATACCGAGCAACTGATACGCGGGTTGTTCGCAAGGCATCCGCCAGCTGCTGCTGGGTCAGCCCGAGCTGTTCGCGAATTCGTTTCAGATCAGTTGGCTTCATAATGTAACCAATGGTTACATAGACAATGATGCGCCGTCAAGCCCCCTGTTCAAGATTTACGAAACAGATGAAGAAAACCCTATCCAGGAGAGTGATCTGTGCATAACTTGTCAGAAACATCGCTGCCAGTGCGGACGTTCACAATCAAAGAGGATGAAATATCGATATTTGCCTAGGTTTTGTTGTTTTTATCTTATATTTCAGCAAGTACCACTACATCTAGTGGTGGACCATCATCATGGACCAATGCCTATTTTTTAGGCAAAGACGTGTTATGAACGAAGAAATGCGCGGAATTTTGCTGGCAGGGTAATCTTATGAACAGACTTATCCACAGAAGCTGGGGAGGATGATTTTGTACACTTTCCTCTTAATCACCGGCCTGGATTTTTAAATATTTCACCGGCCCTTCCTCTTTAGACAACTGAGCAAGACACCAGATGCACAGATCCGGCCTTGATCGCTGCGATAACGGAGGCCCCAGGCGCCAGACGCAAATCCTCTACAGCGCCACGTGTAATCATCGCCGTGAGCAGAAAGCCGCAGTCGATCTTCACCTGCACCATCACGCCCTGGGGCACGATATCGACCACCCTCCCGGCAAGATGGTTCCTGGCGCTGGTCATACCGCTCCCCGCCTGTTCCAACACCACATCTTCCGCGCGGATACAGACATAGACCGACGAACCGACTCCTTCCACGGCCAGAGCCTTGATGGCCATGCCATTGACCACAACTGTAGCGAGCCCGTTCTCTGAATCACGCACCTGCCCCTGGATCACCGTCTCGACTCCCACAATCTGTGCCACCGATTCATTGGCCGGACGAGAAAAGACCTCCTGAGGAACGCCAATCTGAAGTATCTTGCCCTCGCTCATAACGGCAATGAGATCGCCCAGCGTCAGGGCTTCAGTCCAATCATGGGTGACCACGACGGTCGGGATTTTCAACCTGGTGAGCAAGGAACGTAGCTCGCTGCACAGTGCGCCTCTGGTCGGAGCATCCAAGGCTGACAGAGGCTCATCGAGCAAGAGTAGCTGCGGCTGACGGGCAATCGCGCGGGCCAAGGCCACCCGCTGCTGCTGGCCGCCGGACAACTGGCGGGGCTTCGACTGTTCCAATCCATGAAGTTGCAACAAGGCCAGCACTGCGCTGACTCGTTTACGCCGTTCTTCCTGCGGCAGATCACTCAGCCCATACTCGATATTGCCCGTCACGGTATGAGTGGGAAACAACGCATAGTCCTGCGACATATAGCCGAGATGGCGCGCTTGCGGCGGCATACTGTGATGGCGGGCGGCATCGACCCATATCTCCGATCCAAATCGGATCGTCCCCTCCTCCGGCTGTTCAAGTCCCGCCAGACAACGGAGCAGCGTCGTTTTACCGGAGCCGGACGGTCCGAACAGGATCAGCACCGATGGCGGATCAAGAGGGAGCTCCAGCTCCGCGGCGATCGTCAGCCGGCCGGGAAATATTTTCCGGCAGTTGAGGCTTAACGTTGCGGCCATACAGCCCATACCTTTCGATTCATTGCGTAGACACAAAGCAACACGAGATAGGAGACCACGAGGAGGAAGAAGGCCGTCTTCGCGGCCCCGGCATAGTTCAACGCCTGCACCTCATCGTAAATATCGATCGAGACCGTCCTCGTTTCACCCTCGATGTTGCCTCCCACCATCAACACAACACCGAACTCCCCCAACGTATGGGCAAAGCTCAAGACGACGCCGGTAATGATTCCTGTGACCGAAAGCGGCAGGATGAGCTTGAAAAATGTTTTGAACTTCGATTGCCCCAGGGTCCAGGAGGCTTCGATCAAACGACGATCTACTTGATCGAACGCCGCAGCGAAGGGCTGTACGGCAAACGGCAAACTGTAGAGGATCGACGCAAGGAGCAGACCTTCGAAGGTAAAGGGAAGCGGGTGCCCGACGAGATCGCTGTAGAATCGACCGACCGGGCTATGGGGACCGATGGCGACCAGAATATAGAAACCCAACACCGTCGGAGGCAACACAAGCGGAAGCGCCACCACCGACTCGACAAGAAACTTCCAGCGCCACTTTGAAAAGGTGAGCCAATAGGCGATGGGCATTCCGACGACCAGCAAGACACCGGCCGTCAGGCTAGCTAATTTAAATGTCACCCAGATGGCAATCCAGTTCACAATCCCACCTTCGTCATCATCGAGACCAGCGCCAACCTGACGAGAAGCCCGTCTTCGGTCGCCTGAGTTTACTTACAACGGAACTGTATGCCCCAGCGCCGTCCGCTCACTTCCCCTTCCGCTCCCTCCACGCTGGACATACTGCCGTATCCCCGCACTTCCCCATCTTTGAGGACTGTATAGCCGGAGGGACATTTTCGCTCGATGAGCGTCAGCGCCTCCCTGCGATGAGGCGACCCCATCGGGCCACCCCGGTCTTCCTTGAAGAGGTAGGTCACCACGCCTCCCTGCTCTGTTTCGTGAGTTAACAGAACTGCCTGGGAACAGCCAACGCAAGCCACAAACAGGGTCAACCAGATCGCCTGCGTCCAGGGCTTACTTGGGCGACGTAAAGCCATAGCGCTGCATAATCTCCTGTCCCTGAGGACCCTTGACGAATTCCAGAAAGTGTCTGGCGGTTTCCGGCTGTTTGGACTGTTTCAAGATCACGGCTCCCTGTTCCAGGGGCGCATGGGCCGCCGCGGGAATCTCCCAATACTGCCCCGCAGCCTTCATCGCCGGGGCAAGCGCCAAGGAGAAGGCAATAATGCCTGCGTCACAGGCGCCTGATTCAATGAATTGCGCCGCTTGCGAAATGTTCTCCCCCAAAATAAGCTTGTCTTTCACCGGCTCATAAACTTTGAAATATTCCATGGCTGCCACGGCCGCCCTGCCGTAGGGAGCATGTTTGGGATTGGCGATGGCGATCTTCTTGATCGTCGGGTCCCGCAAGAGCTCCAGCCCCTTGGAGAGATCCAGGTGCGACCCCTTGCCGGTCCACAGGACAATCCGTCCGACGGCATAGGGATAGAGGGAGCCAGGCACGACGAGGCCTGCCTCCTCCAGCTTCTTGGGGTAACCGATGTCGGCTGAAAAGTAGAGGTCGAACGGGGCGCCATTTTGGATTTGCGCATAGAAATTGCCCGAGGATCCGAGCGTCAGCTTCACATGGTTACCGGTCGTCTGTTCGTACTCCATCACCAGTTCCTTAAACGCAAAACTCAAATCTGACGCAGCGGCAATCGTGATGTCCGCGGCAAACGAGCTCGGAACGAGGCAGGCCAACAGGGCTGCACAGACCAGGACCATCGACAAACGACATTTCACTTTCATCGCAACCTCATGACACCGGTGAGCGAACGGTTAGAAAAATATTTGATATTGGAGCCGGACCGCATTTTCGATCAGCGTCCCTGCCTGGGCATCCAAGGGCACTGAGCCGGACGGGCAATTGGCCGGGCAAGCCCCCGTCGCTGGCAACGGAGCGCTTCGGCCGATCGCATAGCCACCCTGCCCCATGGCAATATTGCTATAGGTCAACATGACTTGATGGTCATAGGTTCCGCTCAAAAACCAGTTGAGGGAAAAATCCACTTCCTTGATAAGGTCTCCCCCCGAATGGGTATCGGGATCCCACCAGGCATAACGGGCGGCGAATTCCAGTTTTCGTGGAATGAGATAGTAGCCAGATTGGACATACCAGCCGGTCGTGTTGCCGAACTGATTTGGCGCATAGGTGGTGCAAGGCCCCCCGACTCCGTTCGTCACCATGCAAGGCATCCCTTTGTTATGCCGCGTCACCGTTCTAAACCAATATTCTGTTTGTAGGGAGAAGCCCCGATACTTGAAGGCATAATCCAACGTCCAGGTTGAAAAGTCGACCACGCCTTGTCCGAGGATGCGTGCGTTCCCATATTGGGCCAGCGCTCGTCGAACGGTCAAATTCGCCAGGTCGATCCCCACAAACGCATTACTTGTACTGGTATCGATCTCTGGATTGTAGGCATAGCCTCCACCGACCGCCATTTGCGGATTCTCAGAATAGGCCAAATCGCCTTCACCGTACCCGGCCCGGCCCATGATGTTTGCCTGGAGTCTGGCCACATACATCAACTGGTTGACGTTGCTTCGAACATTCGCGTTGAGGTTGCGCTGATTCGGTTGGCAGCCCCCCGGTGACGGATAGGGATTCCCACTCGTTTGTCCGCCAGGACAGCCGACCGTCGGCTCTTCGCTCGAAAATTGC is part of the Nitrospirota bacterium genome and harbors:
- a CDS encoding HDOD domain-containing protein, translated to MNTETDLSKNIDMPEPVERALLQRIDKDRIELPVLPQVAGRVMALSSDPSADAARLSALIHQDQALAAHILRIANSPAYMPRTPIMSLQHAVAMLGVSQLSEIAVTISLKSGTVHVPGHDAEIQQLWRHALASGAYAKEIARLRRYNVESAYLCGLLHAVGKPVVLKTVTAIAAELRITLRPDAIRAFIDSYHSRIGILIATEWALPSQVAEAIAYYWVYEQAPSHRHEAMMTCLADRLATYVLVPESFNDSTLRDHSVFADLNLYPDDVDTLLGLKDKVLCLVDTMTL
- a CDS encoding response regulator transcription factor — translated: MIGSKAEPVRVLLVDDHEVVRVGLQTVLSRQESIHVVGEASTVDEAIQQACALKPDVVLMDVRLGGGSGVDACRAIRESCPDTRVLFLTSYQDEEAVLAAVIGGAHGYLLKQVNADALLRAIHSVALGQSILDPAITQPLLARMRSQKEEASEPQRASLSSQQQRVLALVAEGKTNKEIGSSLELSDKTVKNYIRFIFQKLKVTRRAQAAAYFIRESPSEKRVSLQSSLKTEKGY
- a CDS encoding sigma-54 dependent transcriptional regulator, coding for MSLLSILVVEDDEGVQSLLRRLLTQEGHQATIVGNGQDAIRVAQEIPVHVLLTDLKLPDIDGLAVLERIFQIDSKVLGIVMTGYGSIDGAVKAMKLGAFDFLTKPFDNEAVALVINKAMETHRRRQDSRGPRKSARTPYRAEQLVGTSEPVQRVLDFVSKVADHDSTVLIQGESGTGKELVARMLHFNSVRKDRPFVPVNCGAIPENLLESELFGHEKGAFTGAAQTRIGRFELAHGGTLFLDEIGELSLGLQVKLLRVLQERSFERVGGTKTIEVDVRVVAATNQDLEQAVQQKRFRQDLYYRLNVIPITTPSLKERRSDIPQLVNYFMERLNHTKQTAITGCSPDAMTCLMEHQWPGNIRELENMIERLVVLKQSGAIEVSDLPERVFPRPAAAAPAEQLETHFIGFTDQGVSLSRELEQLENRLIVGALRRANGITSKAAQLLQVNRTTLVEKMKRKGLATKDQGCLSF
- a CDS encoding tetratricopeptide repeat protein, with the protein product MKVTTSCHWLLACLLAQGLPLDVAIAADLRPVPPATSPIQVGPVRASLPVSSTRLMLADEGPRYGHLAEGSVTLPFQDAVEAFKHGQHALAHAGFSAIVKQEQDRALLASAKAFLAELPLLENPAGRGQAEAIAQYRALIRLHPNDPNASRALWRIGDLYVEMGWFQEAIVAYEYATSRVIARADADRSLLSFGVILDFRGRVAEAEQAFETVRKRATDDQLMMRATLGQANALCTLQRKREAQPLYDLLYQRWPDLLRHDPQILQQYGELLADTDQMQRARAIDTLLYNLYPSSPYAGAALVRLGKNHQRLGLYKQAEMFYIAALTQYSGSQEAGIASMHLARMDQEASAASAGSFTLKKMVGDMMRGSRVSYLESSRGEALYKKIAKDHPRDFLGSEALFQVAAYYELQGATARALQAYLAVTQRAGVAAHDPWPQVARVRLAAMLKPRVEAALKAKNDMQVVTLFHSHGQVPEQHYAGTHLLLEVAEAHQRLGFSVEAARLYQILVRDRKAGKFHEAALIGLGESYLDHHDSSAARNVFESFRLQHPQSPRSMLVLRHLITAMLEQEDRRSAIRLMRRWLSAHPREPERGWMQLTLAKTLADDHQRGEAVAAFEEAERHKFIQSPSDRLIFADLLTTLKKPQQAVELYQRILASNPEPDQAEWARLQILRTLA